GGGTCGGGCTCCATGCGAGCATGCGATTGCCGATCATCACCACGATCCGGTCCGACACATAGCCGGCGAGGCCGATGATGATCATGCCGCAGATGACGAGTTCGGTGCGGGAGAGCGTGCGGCCATCCATGATGACGGCGCCGAGGCCCTGCGGGACGCCGGTCATCTCGCCGACGACGATGACGAACCAGGCAAGGCCGAGACCGAGCCTCAGGCCGGTGAAGATCGAAGGCAGGGCGGCCGGCAGCACCACCTTGTAGAACTGGGCATTGCCCTCGCAGCCGAGCATGGACGCCGCCTCGAACAGCTTCGGGTCGACATTGCGCACCCCGAACACCGTGTTGAGCAGGATCGGATAGAAGGCGCCAAGGCAGACCAGCGCAAAGGCCGAGCGCGGGCCCAGACCGAACAAGATCATCGAGAGCGGCAGCCACGCGGTGACGGGAATGGGCCGCATCACCTGCAGGACGGGGTCGAGCAGCATCCGCGCGGTGGGGATGCGGCCGATCATCATGCCGATCGGCAGGGCGAACAGGGCTGCCAGCGCGAAGCCGCCATAGACCCGGCTCATCGAGGCGAACAGGTGCTGCAGCAGCGTTGCGGAGAAGGCGTCGTCATAGATGCCGCCGACCGCGAAATCGATCATGTACTCGCCAACCTCATAGGGCGTCGGAATGAGGCGGGTCATCCGAAGTCCGGTGGTCACCTGCCAGAACAGGAGAAGCAGCGCCGGCACGATCAGCGCGAGCACGGTCGGCTTGATGCGGCGCCAGAATGCCGAGCCCGCGCTCGGGCGTACCGCTGCGCTGGTCGCAGCGACAGGCTGGGTCTCGGCAATCGTCATGGGTATCGGTCCTCTGCTGAAACGATCGCGCCGCCCCTGTGACAGGGCGGCGCGCTGTGGCAGGCGTCAGGCCGTGGCGACGGCGTTCGAGAAGGTCGGGTTCAGGAACGTGTCGAAGTTCGGCAGCTGGCGGATCTGGCGCAGCGACAGCATCTGCTGCGCATAGGTCTTGGCCTGGCCGAGAACCGTCTCGTCGAGCTTCCAGACATATTCGACATTGTTGGCGCCGAGAGCCTGGTCGACCGCCGTGCGGTTGGCACCGAGCTTCTGAACCGTCGTCTCAGCCACCACCTGCTTGTTGGCCATCATGAACTCCACCGACTTGCGATGGATCGTCAGCATGGTCTTGATCAGGTCGGGGCTGGACTTCACCGTGTCCTCGTGGGTGCCGAAGATCATGTTGAGGCCACCCATGGCGGTGCCGTAGGGATATTCGACCAGCTGGCCGACACCCGACGAGATCGACAGGCCCGGGCCCGGCTCGGCGCCGACATAGGCGTCGATGTCGCCGCGCGACAGCATGGCGTGCATTTCGCCGAAGGGAACGCGCACGGCGGTCACGTCGCGGATCGACAGGCCTTCCATGCGCAGGCGCTCCATGATGAACACCTCCTGCGTGGAGCCCGGCCAGATACCGATGCGCTTGCCCTTCAGGTCCTTGACGGTGCGCACATCGGAACCCGCCTTGGAAATGACGCCCATGCCCTTGTTGGACAGCGCACCAACCACGACCACCGGCTCGCCTGCGGCGGCGCCCAGGATGGCGGCGGCAATGCCAAAGGTTCCGAAATCGACAGACTTGGTGACGACGGCATTCTTGCCGTCGGTCGGGCTGTCGAAGGTGATGATCTCGATCTTGATGCCCTCGGGCGCGAAGCGCTCGTAGAAGTGGGGCGGCATCGAGTGGATGAGGCGCAGCGCGCCCATCTTGATGGTCCGCGGTGTCTGGGCCGAGACGATCGAGGGGGCGGCGAGCGCGCCGGCGGCCATGCCGGCTCCGATGATGAATTGACGACGACGGATCATGACGTGACTCCAGGACGAGAGGTTGCAGTCTGATGGGGCAGGGTTCGGGTACGCCGGGGGTTGGCTCCCGTGCGATGCTTGGTGAAGGTCATGCGGCTTTGCCCGCGAGATGGGCGATGAAGGCGCGCCAGCCGCCATGCGCGGTGATCTCCTCGGCGCCCACGAGCCCTTCGGGTTCCACCAGGAAGCCCTTGGGCCGCGTGCCATCGGCGAGCCGCAACGTGCCGATGCCGAGTGGCGACGGGATGCCGGCGACGAACCGGCCAAAGCCCGCGGCCGGAAGGCTCCAGACCTCGCAGGCGATGGCCGCACCCGTGCCATCGGCGACCCGGATCAGGCCCGGCCGCTTCGGCGGCCCACCGGCCAGCGCGTAGAGCCGATAGTCGGCCGTGGTCGCGGCCGGGCGCACAAGAACGCCTCCGAGCGCGGTCAACTCATGGTTCAGCGCCATGCCCGAGAGATGCGCACCGACAACCACGATTTCGATCAGATCGTCCACGCGACGTCTCCTCAGGCCGCGGCCGAACGGGCGGCATATCGCCCGTCGGTCAGCGCTTGTTCGAAAGGCAGGGCAAAGGCGGCAAGCGCGGCATCCGCGCCGCGCGGGCCCACAAGCGTGACGCCGGCGGGAAGACCGTCCGTCCGCCAGGGACCGGGCACGGCAAGCGCTGCCAGATCCATCAGGTTGACGAAATTGGTGTAGGTCCCGAGCCGGCTGTTCGGCCCGATCGGATCGGCGGCGAGATCGGCCAATGTCGGGAAGACCGGATTGGTCGGGACGACGAGTGCGTCGATCGACTGCCAGACAGGTTCGGCCGCGCGGCGCAGATCGGCGAGACGGTACAGCGCCCGGAAGGCGTCGGTGGCGCTGAACTTGCCCGCATTGCCGATGATGGCCGCTGTCACCGGATGCAGAGCCTCGGGCGAGCGCGCCATGAAGTCGCGGATCGCGGCGTGGCGCTCGGCAACCCAGGGCCCTTCATAGAGCAGCCGCGCCACCTCGAAGAAGGGCGTCATGTCGATCTCGATGACGCTCTCGGCGCGTGGCAGCAGCGTCTTGAGGGCGGCGTCGAAGGCCGACGTCATGGCGGTATCGCCGAAGAACAGCCGATCGGCAGCACGCGGCACGCCGAGACGGCGGATCGGCCGGGCGGAGAACGGTTCGTCGTCCACGACCGGCCGGGAATAGGCATCCTCGGCGTCGAACCCGCGCATCACGCCATAGACGCGGAAGGCGTCCTCGATCGTCTGGGCAAAGACCGAGACGCAGTCGAGTGTCCGGCAGGCAGGGACCACGCCGCGCGTCGAGACCGCACCGAGCGAGGGCTTCAGACCGACAATGTCATTGAGGGCAGCGGGCACGCGCCCCGAACCAGCCGTGTCTGTGCCGAGAGAGAAGGCGACGATGCCCTGCCCGACGGCGACCGCGGAGCCGGAACTCGATCCGCCGGGAACCCGCGTGGGATCGATGGCATTGCGCGGCACCGGATAGGGCGACCGCACGCCAACAAGCCCCGTCGCGAACTGGTCGAGATTGGTCTTGCCCATGACGATGGCGCCCGCCGCGACCAACCGCTCGACGGCAGTCGCCGAACGCGTGGGGACGTAGGCAAAGGCCGGACAGGCGGCCGTGGTCGGCAGCCCCGCGACATCGATATTGTCCTTCACCGCGAAGGGCACGCCCCAGAGCGGAAAGCGCACGGGATCGTAGGGTGGCAGTGCTGCGCAGGCGGCCAAGGCCTCGGCCTGCGGCACGAGATGAATGAAGATCCCGGGATCATCGACCGAGGCGAGCCGCGCATAGGCAGCTTTCACCGCTACCTGCGGGTCACCGCCGCCGGCATAGGCTTCGTGCAGATCCTTGATCGTTACTCGGTATGCAGGCATGGCCCTGGCGCGCGTTTGTTCGCCAGGTGCTTCGCAATGCCCATGCCAATCGGCCAGGTGGCGGTGTTGCCGCGCATCGATGCCAGGTGAAGTCGGGCCCGATCACGTCAGAAACGGCCGATTCTTGCACTTTGGTGGGTCAGACGGCCGCTTTGCCCCGACATTGACTGCCTGGGGAGCCGCCTCTCTGGGACCCTCACGATTGTATGCAATAAGCCGGTGATCATGATTTAATGCCTACAAATTAATCATTACGCCTAGCTTTAGACAGGCGCCGGCGCGCGGGAGAGGACATCCCAGGCCTTGGCCGAGAGCCCGATATGCTGCCGCATGGCCGAGGATGCACGGTCACCATCGCCGCGCTGGATCGCCTGGACGATCGCGTCATGTTCGTGATGGGAGTGGGCCAGGCGGTCGCGGCCCTCGAACTGTGCCCGGCGGAACGGCGCCAGCCTGCGCCGGGTCGCGGACGCCATCTCGGCGAGATAGGCATTGCCCGAACCCCGATAGATGGCGACGTGAAACTCGACATTGGCGGCGCTGTAGCCCGGCAGGTCGCCTTCGCGCACGAGTGCCGACATGGACTGATGCAGGCTCTCGAGCGCGAGCCGGTCGGAGCGGATCATGTTGACGGCACAGAGCGCAGCCGACAGCGCCTCAAGTTCGCCCATGACCAGGAACATGTCGGTCAACTGGGCGCGGTCGGGCTTGGCCACCACCGCCCCGCGATGGGGACGGATCTCCACCAGACCAGACGACGACAATTGGCGCAGCGCCTCGCGCACCGGTGTCCGCGACACCGAATATTCGGCCGCAAGCTGGACCTCGTCGAGCGCCGAGCCCGGCGGCAGGCGGCCGGTGACGATCGCCTCGGCGAGCCGGGTCTGCAGTTCTTCCGAACGGGTCGACTTCACCGGGGAGATGCGTGGCGCGACAATCACGGAGGGACCGTCATTCATGGCAGGATCACCGGCAGGCCAAGGCGCAGCGGCCCGACCTGCAGCCGGCCTTCGCTGGCGCGCAGCGTCAACAGCCGGCCGGGCCGGCCCTCCACATCGGTCGGGCGACTGGCCATGGTCACCGCACCGAGTGCAATCGGCCCGAGTGAGGCGCGCAGGCCCGAGGCCTCAAGGGCGCTTTCGATATTGGCGACCCTGAGCTCCACCTGGCCGTCGGGGCGACCGTCGGCGGTCAGCCGCAGAGTGCCCTTGGCCAGCCCGAGCGCGTCGCCCTGCGCGATCCTGAGAAGGATGAGGTCGATCGATCCGCCCGCCGCCTGCCACTGCCGCGGCGGCAAAGGCTGCGGCCGGCTGGCGGTCCGCAGCAGCTTGCGGGCAATGAGCTGCACTTCGGTATCAACCGGCGGCGAAGTCTGGCTCGCAAACACCGCACCGGTGAGCTTCGAGACGACGTCGACGCTGAGCGGGTCGGTCTGGTTTGGCTTGGTATGGAACTCGCCCCGCACGGCCTTGAGCACGGGTGCGCCGTCGCGAGTCACGACAACATCGTCGAGCACGAAGCTCGAATTGTCGTAGCCGCCGATATTCAGCTGGGCGGAGGCCTGTGCCAGCCGCCAGTTGCCGGTGACGACCGAGGCATCCGCCTCGTTTGCCATGGTCATCGGGCCCGTCGCCTCGGCGATCACATGACCAGGGCTCCAGATCTGCGACGTCACGTGAAGCCGCTCGAAGCGATAGGTCTGATAGGGCCGCGCCTCGTCGCGCATCTCGACCACCGGCTTGAGGCAGGTGATTTCCATGCGGAACGGATAGCCGCCATTGCGGCGCTCGCCGCAGGTGATCACCCGCCCATTGGCCGCCTCGCTCGCCAGCCAGCGCTCGATGACCTCCTCGGCCCGCCCGGAGCCCCAGTGCCAGACACCTGTCCAGCCCCCCACCAGGAGGGCGATCAGCAGGATCGGCAGGATGATGGTGCGCAGTC
This region of Phreatobacter aquaticus genomic DNA includes:
- a CDS encoding DUF2125 domain-containing protein, producing MPRLRTIILPILLIALLVGGWTGVWHWGSGRAEEVIERWLASEAANGRVITCGERRNGGYPFRMEITCLKPVVEMRDEARPYQTYRFERLHVTSQIWSPGHVIAEATGPMTMANEADASVVTGNWRLAQASAQLNIGGYDNSSFVLDDVVVTRDGAPVLKAVRGEFHTKPNQTDPLSVDVVSKLTGAVFASQTSPPVDTEVQLIARKLLRTASRPQPLPPRQWQAAGGSIDLILLRIAQGDALGLAKGTLRLTADGRPDGQVELRVANIESALEASGLRASLGPIALGAVTMASRPTDVEGRPGRLLTLRASEGRLQVGPLRLGLPVILP
- a CDS encoding ABC transporter substrate-binding protein, producing MIRRRQFIIGAGMAAGALAAPSIVSAQTPRTIKMGALRLIHSMPPHFYERFAPEGIKIEIITFDSPTDGKNAVVTKSVDFGTFGIAAAILGAAAGEPVVVVGALSNKGMGVISKAGSDVRTVKDLKGKRIGIWPGSTQEVFIMERLRMEGLSIRDVTAVRVPFGEMHAMLSRGDIDAYVGAEPGPGLSISSGVGQLVEYPYGTAMGGLNMIFGTHEDTVKSSPDLIKTMLTIHRKSVEFMMANKQVVAETTVQKLGANRTAVDQALGANNVEYVWKLDETVLGQAKTYAQQMLSLRQIRQLPNFDTFLNPTFSNAVATA
- a CDS encoding GntR family transcriptional regulator, which encodes MNDGPSVIVAPRISPVKSTRSEELQTRLAEAIVTGRLPPGSALDEVQLAAEYSVSRTPVREALRQLSSSGLVEIRPHRGAVVAKPDRAQLTDMFLVMGELEALSAALCAVNMIRSDRLALESLHQSMSALVREGDLPGYSAANVEFHVAIYRGSGNAYLAEMASATRRRLAPFRRAQFEGRDRLAHSHHEHDAIVQAIQRGDGDRASSAMRQHIGLSAKAWDVLSRAPAPV
- a CDS encoding ABC transporter permease, giving the protein MTIAETQPVAATSAAVRPSAGSAFWRRIKPTVLALIVPALLLLFWQVTTGLRMTRLIPTPYEVGEYMIDFAVGGIYDDAFSATLLQHLFASMSRVYGGFALAALFALPIGMMIGRIPTARMLLDPVLQVMRPIPVTAWLPLSMILFGLGPRSAFALVCLGAFYPILLNTVFGVRNVDPKLFEAASMLGCEGNAQFYKVVLPAALPSIFTGLRLGLGLAWFVIVVGEMTGVPQGLGAVIMDGRTLSRTELVICGMIIIGLAGYVSDRIVVMIGNRMLAWSPTHHG